The following are encoded in a window of Dioscorea cayenensis subsp. rotundata cultivar TDr96_F1 chromosome 16, TDr96_F1_v2_PseudoChromosome.rev07_lg8_w22 25.fasta, whole genome shotgun sequence genomic DNA:
- the LOC120279172 gene encoding putative multidrug resistance protein, with protein sequence MVFGFLGAICDGLSGPVLVFQTSKIINILGDGTNFVSEDKINKFSLNLLFLACGSLLAVFLEGYCWMRTGERQAARMRVKYLKAILRQDVEYFDLKVSSTSEVITSVSSDSLIIQDVISEKVPNFIMCCTIFVGSYIVAFIIMWRLALVAFPTVLLLIIPGILYGKTLMNLARKIKEESDKTTCVIEQAISSIRTVYSFVGESKTMADFSVTLNSCVKLGLRQGLIKGLAIGSSGISFAIWAFVAWYGSKLIMYSGAHGGNIYAVGIEVTYGGLTLGSALSNMKYFSEAIAAGERIMEVMDRVPKIDIDTTEGEILRSVDGEVQFIGVDFAYPSRPENVILNEFSLKVPAGMTVALVGSSGSGKSTVIALLERFYDPLNGEVLLDGVNIKKLKLKWLRSQMGLVSQEPALFATSIKENILFGKEDASMDEVVAAAKASNAHNFISQLPQGYDTQVGERGVQMSGGQKQRIAIARALIKSPKILLLDEATSALDSESERIVQEALDNASLGRTTIVIAHRLSTIRNADLIVVVQAGQVMEIGSHIELIEKDDSLYSSLVHLQQSPNEDNKDKDRPPASSSMHSNKGNNKDQKSHTINRSFSTEHELDFTKSSVSNNKKPKDKSKTKLPAPSFSRLLLMSSPEWKQVLLGILSSILSGGVQPLYSYLLGSVISAFFLNDHKEIKNKLKTYSLIFLGLSIFSLFISILQHYNIGAMGEYITKRLREKMLSKILTFEVGWFDRNENSTGAICSRLSNDANAVRSLVGDGMALLIQTFSTIVIACAMGLIIAWRLALVMIAVQPLVIMSCWARKMLLKNMSTKTIKAQAESSKLASEAVSNFSTVTTFSSQDRILHLFEKAQEEPLRESVKQSWYAGFALGVARSLTICIWALDFWYGGKLVSSGYITTKAVLQTFFVLFRTGYVIADASSTTSDIAKCGDAVDSVYALLDQCTRIEPDDPKGHRPEKLIGNVDICNVDFAYPTRPDIVIFKNFSLSIQAQKSTAFVGQSGSGKSTIIGLIERFYDPLRGAIEIDGKDIKAYHLRELRQHIALVGQEPTLFAGTIKENIKYGSEKATEAEVEAAARVANAHDFISCLKDGYLTWCGDRGVQLSGGQKQRIAIARAVLKNPTILLLDEATSALDSQSEKMVQEALERVMIGRTSVVVAHRLSTIQNCDLIAVLEKGMVVEKGNHASLIAKGPSGSYFSLVNLQQGSKPENKEQF encoded by the exons ATGGTTTTTGGTTTCCTCGGTGCAATTTGTGACGGTCTTTCGGGTCCTGTGCTAGTTTTCCAAACTAGTAAGATCATAAATATATTAGGGGATGGCACTAATTTTGTCTCAGAAGACAAGATCAATAAa TTTTCGTTGAACTTGTTGTTCCTAGCTTGTGGATCACTTCTGGCTGTATTTTTAG AAGGATACTGTTGGATGAGAACTGGGGAACGACAAGCAGCAAGAATGAGAGTTAAGTACCTGAAAGCAATACTAAGACAAGACGTGGAGTACTTTGATCTAAAGGTGTCCTCTACCAGCGAGGTCATCACTAGCGTCTCCAGTGACAGTCTTATCATTCAAGATGTCATCAGTGAGAAG GTGCCAAATTTCATAATGTGTTGCACCATCTTTGTGGGAAGCTATATAGTTGCCTTCATCATCATGTGGAGGTTAGCACTGGTCGCATTCCCCACAGTACTACTCCTCATCATCCCTGGAATTTTGTATGGGAAGACCCTTATGAATCTAGCTAGGAAGATAAAGGAGGAGAGCGACAAAACTACATGTGTTATCGAGCAAGCGATATCGTCTATTCGGACCGTCTACTCCTTTGTCGGAGAGAGCAAGACAATGGCGGACTTCTCTGTTACACTCAACAGCTGTGTAAAACTTGGCCTCCGTCAAGGACTAATTAAAGGTTTAGCCATTGGAAGCAGTGGTATCAGTTTTGCCATATGGGCTTTTGTGGCTTGGTATGGCAGCAAGCTTATTATGTACTCTGGTGCTCATGGAGGAAATATTTACGCTGTAGGAATCGAAGTAACCTACGGGGGCtt AACACTTGGTTCAGCTCTATCCAATATGAAGTACTTTTCAGAGGCAATTGCTGCTGGAGAAAGAATTATGGAGGTCATGGATAGAGTGCCGAAGATTGACATAGATACAACAGAAGGTGAGATCTTAAGGAGTGTCGACGGAGAGGTGCAATTCATAGGTGTTGATTTTGCATACCCATCCCGGCCGGAGAATGTGATACTGAATGAATTTAGCTTAAAGGTGCCGGCAGGGATGACGGTGGCCCTCGTTGGTAGTAGTGGCTCCGGAAAGTCTACAGTCATTGCATTGTTAGAAAGGTTTTATGATCCATTGAATGGAGAGGTTCTATTGGATGGGGTGAACATTAAGAAGTTGAAACTCAAGTGGTTGAGGTCTCAAATGGGCTTAGTGAGTCAAGAGCCAGCTCTGTTTGCAACTTcaataaaggaaaacatattgTTTGGGAAAGAGGATGCATCAATGGATGAAGTTGTGGCTGCTGCCAAAGCTTCCAATGCTCATAACTTCATTTCTCAATTGCCTCAGGGTTATGACACTCAG GTAGGGGAAAGAGGAGTTCAAATGTCCGGAGGCCAGAAACAACGAATAGCTATTGCAAGAGCATTGATCAAGTCCCCTAAGATCCTACTCCTTGATGAAGCTACAAGTGCATTAGACTCAGAATCAGAGAGAATTGTCCAAGAAGCACTGGACAATGCATCCTTAGGCCGAACCACAATAGTCATCGCCCATCGTCTCTCCACAATCCGCAACGCAGACCTCATTGTCGTTGTCCAAGCTGGGCAAGTCATGGAAATTGGCTCTCACATTGAGCTCATCGAAAAAGATGATAGTCTCTATTCATCACTAGTCCACCTCCAACAATCCCCAAACGAAGACAACAAAGATAAAGATAGACCCCCTGCATCTTCATCAATGCATTCAAACAAAGGCAATAATAAAGATCAAAAAAGTCACACCATAAACCGGAGTTTCTCAACTGAGCATGAATTAGACTTCACAAAGTCT TCTGTAAGTAACAATAAGAAACCAAAAGACAAGTCTAAGACTAAGTTGCCAGCCCCATCATTCAGCCGTCTACTTCTAATGAGCTCGCCGGAATGGAAGCAAGTGCTGCTCGGTATCTTGAGTTCCATCCTTTCCGGAGGAGTTCAGCCACTCTATTCATATTTACTAGGGAGTGTGATCTCCGCATTCTTTCTCAACGATCACAAAGAAATCAAGAACAAGTTGAAGACATACTCATTGATCTTCCTTGGTTTATCAATTTTCTCGTTATTCATCAGTATTTTGCAGCATTATAACATAGGAGCAATGGGAGAGTACATCACCAAGAGATTGAGGGAGAAGATGTTGTCCAAAATTCTCACATTTGAAGTTGGTTGGTTTGATCGGAATGAGAATTCAACTGGTGCCATTTGCTCTCGCCTTAGCAATGATGCTAATGCA gtGAGATCACTAGTCGGAGATGGAATGGCACTCCTAATACAAACCTTCTCTACAATAGTCATCGCATGTGCCATGGGGCTCATCAttgcatggaggttggcattgGTTATGATAGCCGTCCAACCTCTTGTCATCATGTCTTGCTGGGCACGTAAAATGTTGCTCAAGAACATGTCCACCAAGACCATCAAAGCTCAAGCTGAGAGTAGCAAACTTGCTTCCGAAGCAGTTTCCAACTTCAGCACTGTTACCACCTTCTCTTCACAAGACCGCATTCTTCATCTGTTTGAGAAAGCTCAAGAGGAGCCTTTGCGGGAAAGTGTGAAGCAGTCATGGTATGCCGGTTTTGCCCTAGGAGTGGCCCGGAGCCTTACGATATGCATTTGGGCTCTCGACTTTTGGTATGGCGGGAAACTGGTATCTAGTGGATATATCACTACCAAGGCCGTGTTACAAacattttttgttctttttcgtACTGGTTATGTTATTGCTGATGCTAGTAGCACGACTTCTGATATTGCAAAGTGTGGTGATGCTGTTGACTCAGTGTATGCTCTATTGGACCAATGCACAAGGATTGAACCTGATGACCCAAAAGGCCACCGACCAGAAAAGCTCATTGGTAATGTTGATATTTGTAATGTTGACTTTGCTTATCCAACTAGGCCTGACATTGTTATCTTCAAGAACTTCTCATTGAGCATTCAAGCTCAGAAGTCAACTGCGTTTGTGGGGCAAAGTGGATCAGGAAAATCTACCATAATCGGACTTATTGAGAGGTTCTATGATCCTTTGAGAGGAGCAATAGAAATAGATGGAAAGGACATAAAAGCATACCATCTTCGAGAGTTGAGGCAACACATTGCGCTTGTTGGGCAAGAGCCTACATTGTTTGCCGGGACTatcaaagaaaacatcaaatatgGATCTGAAAAAGCTACGGAGGCAGAGGTGGAGGCAGCGGCAAGAGTGGCCAATGCACATGACTTTATAAGCTGCCTCAAAGATGGATATCTTACATGGTGTGGGGATAGAGGTGTGCAATTGTCTGGTGGGCAAAAACAACGTATTGCAATTGCAAGAGCTGTGTTAAAGAACCCAACTATCTTGCTTCTCGATGAGGCAACAAGTGCATTAGATAGTCAATCAGAGAAAATGGTTCAAGAGGCACTCGAAAGGGTAATGATAGGAAGGACAAGTGTGGTGGTGGCACATAGGTTAAGCACGATACAAAATTGTGATCTTATTGCGGTGCTTGAGAAAGGGATGGTTGTGGAGAAGGGTAATCATGCTTCTCTTATTGCTAAAGGACCCTCTGGTTCTTACTTCTCTCTTGTTAATCTCCAACAAGGTTCCAAAccagaaaacaaagaacaattttga